Proteins encoded within one genomic window of Saccharopolyspora pogona:
- a CDS encoding WXG100-like domain-containing protein encodes MFSSIMVPEGVRRLFQVLTGEDMTDADEGVLFAVADALESGAVGVGEVGGFVAELVGKVRTEFSGKAADRFAGGLEVFDGLLASGEGALRELAVFVRDLARQVRYLKLVTIYGLELLLLEMAWAVAMAGATGGASMAWLAARMAVMRLLLSRWWGQLFMRLAMAAAGGVAFNVVPDLQAQLQMLGEKSAEKWDGKLSEQAAGMGAFSALVSLPMSALGGLVSNALTKVLVRGLGDEVDAAILEAAVRRAVAEHAELYPVSAMARFADVVGEHLDFYAGMSVRGMWSARFGEWVGEALENALSELFGEVGYLAATGQEVTWNPFSVTAGVFESVFSGVGNLAGLVWRGKLHPEGPSPYLEGTGRREGTTTEGGGFDEEKTPLLGIGSGSQTGNIPGSPDKGGVFDPSDTSEVSDVDPIFSVPATRSVDAGAVSVLSDGDPVVPGSDPASGVAVGKDGNDGAGGSGKDGDPTSDAPAVPGFGQHRQGTPPLAYSGVTPVFGPDRPETPPLAYRWLPREDSVVPPDVAGQTVPGDRPREVFSPQARDTAADKSPAGTPHAADVPWDAALPKTITSGSGSGSGSGSGSGSGSGSGSGSGSGSGSGSVADPDSGAVFPGQETTSPSATTGQGASSGVDSYRPDAVAVSGDSVTSPAERSQAAPYLQQNQATILPAGLPPNAVRVPVPADVVSGGGLADIVAGGVADSTGGPVVLVSQGDPDAGVVVSPGQGTALARGMGRRVVALTPGQGGRGPQWTEFAADGSAPRRVAGSGGSVPTGGRGGLAGLADASAAAPVSGETTVASDETPVAQTRSVAGDAPPAATTTHDAGAGTVWDAGAPVMRREVGRGKAISVAAEGGRPWPVGSRAGVAGVLRVEPLLFGGLGDSGEVIDRARGLVADLPDIQFVGVHVRPDGWAVLPDGRPASPEEFAEVVRGDERFVPGLVVALLGCAAHRRLVPGGLTFGERFARALGAWVWVADVDVVQTEDGGVHATEVSVTGDGRLLPEFVGELGTGHWSLLGAEGQLLWWSGPELRAAVADSVVLFDTGGGLEHGSQARAEIDGSAMPRSVERAHPAPVIRWTRTPGPSRTGTPAEKKARNIAAQREWRARTKEKRVQANARLGELLARQAELAVLPVLDADLRAELVALPGRIEVVRAEVDTMAKGAEEKKAKNAAAERERRAREKEKLVQANARLGELLARQAELAVLPVLDADRGAELVALPGRIEVVRAEVDTMAKGAEEKKTKDAAAKREGRAREKEKRVQANARLGELLARQAELAVSPVLDADLRAELVALPGRIEVVRGEVDTMAKGAEEKKTKDAAAHKERWARTKEKRVQANARLGELMARQAELAESPVLDADRGAELAESPVLDADLRAELVALPGRIEVVRAEVDTMANGAAEKKTKDAAAERERRAREKEKLVQANARLGELMARQAELGAELRQAASLEAEWAEWPGLVAGLQEWDEARLAAELAALRGRIEDLRAELAALPGRIEMVRAELDTMAKGAERRREKDRRNERADRERQAAERQAAELSGGEGSLFAGGSAAVSLPGDASAGVVIDS; translated from the coding sequence ATGTTTTCGTCGATCATGGTGCCGGAGGGGGTGCGGCGGCTTTTTCAGGTGTTGACGGGTGAGGATATGACGGATGCGGATGAGGGTGTGTTGTTCGCGGTGGCGGATGCGTTGGAGTCGGGTGCGGTGGGGGTGGGGGAGGTGGGGGGTTTTGTGGCGGAGTTGGTGGGGAAGGTGCGGACGGAGTTTTCGGGGAAGGCGGCGGACCGGTTCGCGGGGGGTTTGGAGGTTTTCGATGGGTTGCTGGCCTCGGGTGAGGGGGCGTTGCGGGAGTTGGCGGTGTTCGTGCGGGATCTGGCGCGGCAGGTGCGGTATTTGAAGTTGGTGACGATTTATGGTTTGGAATTGTTGTTGTTGGAGATGGCGTGGGCGGTGGCGATGGCGGGGGCGACCGGTGGTGCGTCGATGGCGTGGCTGGCGGCGCGGATGGCGGTGATGCGGTTGTTGTTGTCGCGGTGGTGGGGTCAGTTGTTCATGCGGTTGGCGATGGCGGCGGCCGGTGGTGTGGCGTTCAACGTGGTACCGGATCTGCAGGCCCAGTTGCAGATGCTGGGTGAGAAGTCGGCTGAGAAGTGGGACGGGAAGCTCAGCGAGCAGGCGGCGGGAATGGGGGCGTTTTCGGCGTTGGTGTCGCTGCCGATGTCGGCGCTGGGTGGTCTGGTGAGCAACGCGTTGACGAAGGTGCTGGTGCGGGGACTGGGCGATGAGGTGGACGCGGCGATTCTGGAGGCGGCGGTGAGGCGGGCGGTGGCCGAGCATGCGGAGTTGTATCCGGTGTCGGCGATGGCGCGCTTCGCGGATGTGGTGGGGGAGCATTTGGATTTTTATGCGGGGATGTCGGTGCGGGGCATGTGGTCGGCGCGGTTCGGCGAGTGGGTCGGGGAGGCGTTGGAGAACGCGTTGTCGGAGTTGTTCGGGGAGGTGGGGTATCTGGCGGCCACGGGCCAGGAGGTGACCTGGAACCCGTTCTCGGTGACGGCGGGTGTGTTCGAGTCGGTGTTCAGTGGTGTGGGCAATTTGGCGGGGTTGGTGTGGCGGGGCAAGCTGCACCCGGAAGGCCCGAGCCCGTATCTCGAGGGCACCGGCCGGCGTGAGGGCACCACCACCGAGGGTGGCGGGTTTGATGAGGAGAAGACCCCGCTGCTGGGGATAGGGTCCGGGTCGCAGACAGGGAACATCCCTGGCTCCCCGGACAAGGGCGGCGTGTTCGACCCGTCGGACACGTCTGAGGTGTCTGATGTGGACCCGATTTTCTCGGTACCGGCCACCAGGTCGGTGGATGCGGGCGCGGTGTCGGTGCTCTCCGACGGAGACCCGGTGGTGCCCGGTTCCGATCCGGCCTCCGGTGTTGCGGTCGGTAAGGACGGGAATGACGGGGCCGGTGGCAGCGGCAAGGACGGGGACCCAACCAGTGATGCTCCGGCCGTGCCAGGTTTCGGGCAGCACCGGCAGGGCACACCACCACTGGCGTATTCCGGTGTGACACCAGTTTTCGGTCCGGACAGGCCGGAAACACCGCCCCTGGCCTACCGCTGGTTGCCTCGCGAAGATTCGGTCGTGCCGCCTGATGTAGCGGGGCAGACAGTGCCGGGGGACCGGCCGCGGGAGGTGTTTTCACCGCAGGCGCGGGATACAGCGGCGGACAAGTCACCGGCGGGCACCCCGCATGCTGCTGACGTGCCTTGGGATGCCGCGCTACCGAAGACCATCACGTCTGGGTCTGGGTCTGGGTCTGGGTCTGGGTCTGGGTCTGGGTCTGGGTCTGGGTCTGGGTCTGGGTCTGGGTCTGGGTCTGGGTCTGGGTCGGTCGCGGACCCGGACAGTGGTGCTGTGTTCCCGGGGCAGGAGACGACGTCGCCGAGTGCAACGACCGGCCAGGGTGCGTCTTCCGGTGTGGATTCGTATCGCCCGGATGCTGTAGCGGTGTCGGGGGATTCGGTGACGTCGCCGGCAGAGAGGTCGCAGGCGGCCCCGTATCTGCAACAGAACCAGGCGACGATACTACCTGCGGGCTTGCCGCCGAACGCGGTGCGGGTGCCGGTGCCGGCGGATGTGGTGTCCGGTGGTGGGTTGGCCGATATCGTGGCGGGCGGTGTTGCGGATTCCACTGGCGGACCCGTGGTGCTGGTGTCCCAGGGTGATCCGGATGCGGGTGTGGTGGTGTCGCCGGGTCAGGGGACGGCTCTGGCGCGAGGTATGGGGCGGCGTGTTGTCGCGTTGACGCCGGGGCAGGGCGGGCGCGGGCCGCAGTGGACGGAATTCGCCGCGGATGGATCTGCTCCCAGGCGGGTGGCCGGGTCCGGTGGTTCGGTGCCGACTGGGGGACGCGGGGGCCTGGCCGGCCTGGCGGACGCGTCGGCTGCTGCTCCGGTCTCCGGTGAGACGACGGTGGCTTCGGATGAGACACCGGTTGCGCAGACGAGGTCGGTGGCCGGGGACGCACCGCCCGCGGCAACAACCACACACGATGCCGGGGCGGGAACCGTGTGGGATGCCGGTGCGCCGGTTATGCGCCGGGAGGTCGGCCGGGGCAAGGCGATTTCCGTGGCTGCGGAGGGGGGTAGGCCGTGGCCGGTTGGGTCGCGGGCGGGGGTGGCTGGTGTGCTGCGGGTGGAGCCGTTGTTGTTTGGGGGGCTTGGTGATTCGGGTGAGGTGATTGATCGGGCCCGGGGGTTGGTGGCGGACCTGCCGGATATCCAGTTTGTGGGTGTGCATGTGAGGCCGGATGGGTGGGCGGTGTTGCCGGATGGCCGGCCGGCGTCGCCTGAGGAGTTCGCTGAGGTGGTGCGGGGGGATGAGCGTTTTGTGCCGGGGCTGGTAGTTGCGTTGTTGGGGTGTGCTGCGCATCGGCGGTTGGTGCCGGGTGGGTTGACGTTTGGGGAGCGGTTCGCGCGTGCGTTGGGTGCGTGGGTGTGGGTGGCGGATGTCGATGTGGTTCAGACCGAGGATGGGGGTGTTCATGCCACGGAGGTGTCGGTGACCGGTGATGGCCGGTTGTTGCCGGAGTTCGTTGGTGAGCTGGGTACTGGGCATTGGTCGTTGCTGGGTGCTGAGGGGCAGTTGCTGTGGTGGTCGGGTCCGGAATTGCGTGCCGCGGTTGCCGATTCCGTTGTCCTGTTTGATACCGGCGGGGGTTTGGAGCACGGTTCGCAGGCACGGGCGGAGATCGACGGCTCGGCCATGCCGCGCTCGGTGGAGCGAGCACACCCGGCCCCGGTGATCAGGTGGACGCGCACGCCAGGACCAAGCCGGACCGGCACGCCTGCGGAAAAGAAAGCAAGGAATATAGCAGCGCAGAGGGAGTGGAGGGCCCGTACGAAGGAGAAGCGGGTGCAGGCGAATGCGCGGTTGGGGGAGCTTTTGGCTCGGCAGGCGGAGTTGGCGGTGTTGCCGGTGCTGGATGCGGATTTGCGGGCGGAGTTGGTGGCGTTGCCGGGGCGTATCGAGGTGGTGCGGGCGGAGGTGGACACGATGGCGAAAGGCGCGGAGGAAAAGAAAGCAAAGAATGCGGCAGCGGAGAGGGAGAGGCGGGCCCGCGAGAAGGAGAAGCTGGTGCAGGCGAATGCGCGGCTGGGGGAGCTTTTGGCTCGGCAGGCGGAGTTGGCGGTGTTGCCGGTGCTGGATGCGGATCGGGGGGCGGAGTTGGTGGCGTTGCCGGGGCGTATCGAGGTGGTGCGGGCGGAGGTGGACACGATGGCGAAAGGCGCGGAGGAAAAGAAGACAAAGGATGCGGCAGCTAAGAGGGAGGGGAGGGCCCGCGAGAAGGAGAAGCGGGTGCAGGCGAATGCGCGGCTGGGGGAGCTTTTGGCTCGGCAGGCGGAGTTGGCGGTGTCGCCGGTGCTGGATGCGGATTTGCGGGCGGAGTTGGTGGCGTTGCCGGGGCGTATCGAGGTGGTGCGGGGGGAGGTGGACACGATGGCGAAAGGCGCGGAGGAAAAGAAGACAAAGGATGCGGCAGCGCATAAGGAGAGGTGGGCCCGTACGAAGGAGAAGCGGGTGCAGGCGAATGCGCGGCTGGGGGAGCTTATGGCTCGGCAGGCGGAGTTGGCGGAGTCGCCGGTGCTGGATGCGGATCGGGGGGCGGAGTTGGCGGAGTCGCCGGTGCTGGATGCGGATTTGCGGGCGGAGTTGGTGGCGTTGCCGGGGCGTATCGAGGTGGTGCGGGCGGAGGTGGACACGATGGCGAACGGCGCGGCGGAAAAGAAGACAAAGGATGCGGCAGCGGAGAGGGAGAGGCGGGCCCGCGAGAAGGAGAAGCTGGTGCAGGCGAATGCGCGGCTGGGGGAGCTTATGGCTCGGCAGGCGGAGTTGGGGGCGGAGCTGAGGCAGGCTGCGTCTCTGGAGGCGGAGTGGGCGGAGTGGCCGGGGTTGGTGGCGGGGTTGCAGGAGTGGGATGAGGCTCGGCTGGCAGCGGAGTTGGCGGCGTTGCGGGGGCGTATTGAGGATTTGCGGGCGGAGTTGGCGGCGCTGCCGGGGCGTATCGAGATGGTGCGGGCGGAGTTGGACACGATGGCGAAAGGCGCTGAGCGGAGGCGCGAAAAGGACAGGAGAAATGAGCGTGCGGATCGGGAGAGGCAGGCTGCGGAGAGGCAGGCCGCGGAATTGTCTGGTGGGGAAGGGTCTTTGTTTGCTGGTGGGTCTGCTGCCGTGAGCTTGCCGGGAGATGCGTCGGCTGGGGTTGTTATTGATTCGTAG
- a CDS encoding IS3 family transposase, with amino-acid sequence MAGSPKPNDTSVVEGGAAQAGAGGDGGEGDAVAVVVEFGAGAFDVAQGAGGGHPVWALVIRVSSQAMSRATRVRRHEEQLRRYDNALMENFFSTLQIELVYRNSWHTGDEAENAIFGYIDGWYNTQRIQKDLGRLFQDEYETAWHTSQITHSEGSQRPRSEPGK; translated from the coding sequence GTGGCTGGATCGCCGAAGCCGAACGACACCAGCGTGGTAGAGGGTGGTGCGGCCCAGGCCGGTGCGGGCGGCGACGGCGGTGAAGGTGACGCTGTGGCCGTCGTGGTGGAGTTCGGTGCAGGCGCGTTCGACGTGGCCCAGGGTGCTGGTGGTGGTCATCCTGTTTGGGCCTTGGTGATCAGGGTGTCGAGTCAGGCGATGAGTCGCGCCACCCGAGTACGCCGCCACGAAGAACAACTCCGACGCTACGACAACGCCCTGATGGAGAATTTCTTCTCCACACTGCAGATCGAACTGGTCTACCGGAACTCCTGGCACACCGGTGACGAGGCCGAGAACGCGATCTTCGGCTATATCGACGGCTGGTACAACACCCAACGCATCCAAAAGGACCTGGGCCGGCTGTTCCAGGACGAATACGAGACCGCCTGGCACACCAGCCAGATAACCCACTCCGAGGGCTCCCAACGTCCCCGATCGGAACCAGGTAAATAG